In the Pantanalinema sp. genome, CGAGGTCTGCCGTCTCTTGCGCCGCGAGCAGAACGACATCCCCATCATCATGCTCACCGCCAAGGGCGAGGAGATCGACCGCGTCATCGGCCTCGAGGTCGGCGCCGACGATTACCTGATCAAGCCCTTCAGCCTCCGCGAGCTGGTCGCCCGCATCAAGGCCCTGCTGCGCCGCAGCAAGCCCAGCGACGTCGAGAGCAAGAGCAAGGTCTTCCAGCACGGCGACCTGATGATCAACCTCTCCGAGCACCGCGTGATGGTCGGCGATCGCGAGGTCGAGCTCTCGCCCAAGGAGTTCAAGATCCTCGCCATGCTCATGGGCACGCCGGGTCGCGTCTTCTCCCGCGAGGAGCTGCTGGAGCAGGTCTGGGGCCTGGACTTCTACGGCGACA is a window encoding:
- a CDS encoding response regulator transcription factor: MAEKILLVDDEEMIVESIEFALMQEGYEVVKAHDGQEALQQVQLAKPNLIVLDLMLPKLSGLEVCRLLRREQNDIPIIMLTAKGEEIDRVIGLEVGADDYLIKPFSLRELVARIKALLRRSKPSDVESKSKVFQHGDLMINLSEHRVMVGDREVELSPKEFKILAMLMGTPGRVFSREELLEQVWGLDFYGDTKTVDVHIRWLREKIEEDPSNPKFIQTVRGFGYRLGA